In the Streptomyces formicae genome, one interval contains:
- a CDS encoding hydrogenase maturation protease has translation MPSRTRIAVIGVGNEFRRDDGVGWAVIARLRERAADRPLPPGTVLATCDGDPARLIGLWEGTQLAVVVDAAHAHPGHPGRVHRLTLDADALERPRTASSHGLGLGEAVELARVLGRLPGRLVVYAVEGADTALGTGLSAGVEAVVAPLAAGVEDEIVRHRDAAARGREG, from the coding sequence ATGCCCTCCCGGACGCGTATCGCGGTGATCGGTGTCGGTAACGAGTTCCGGCGGGACGACGGCGTCGGCTGGGCGGTGATCGCCCGGCTCCGTGAGCGGGCCGCCGACCGTCCGCTGCCGCCTGGGACGGTCCTTGCCACCTGCGACGGCGACCCCGCCCGGCTGATCGGCTTGTGGGAGGGCACGCAACTGGCGGTGGTCGTGGACGCCGCGCACGCCCACCCCGGCCACCCGGGCCGTGTGCACCGGCTCACGCTGGACGCCGACGCCCTGGAGCGGCCGCGTACGGCCAGTTCGCACGGGCTCGGGCTCGGGGAGGCCGTCGAACTCGCCCGGGTGCTTGGCAGGTTGCCGGGCCGACTGGTCGTGTACGCGGTCGAGGGCGCCGACACCGCGCTGGGCACCGGCCTTTCGGCGGGCGTCGAGGCAGTGGTGGCTCCGCTCGCCGCAGGCGTCGAGGACGAGATCGTGCGGCACCGGGACGCCGCCGCGCGCGGCAGAGAGGGGTAG